From a region of the Salinispira pacifica genome:
- a CDS encoding MFS transporter — protein MHRNIRLLYIFNFLTDFKLWAAVAVLIFSRESGSYLGGMAVFSVMTLSSALFEIPTGLISDHFGRKAGIISGAASALTGSLFFALDNGYASLLVGAAFFGLSASIYSGNNDAFLYDFLKSRGEQKEYAHYLGRVSSMFQLALAISAVAGGILASVSYSLVMWLSVIPQLGCFIIAFFFEDTAVDTRRKDPLLQLRAAFREFRRNPVLRKISSASVIGHSFGEAGYQFQAAFFATLWPVWAIGIAKTLANLGAAVSFHYSGRITRRFGRLKSVIFTRLAGRGLHAAALLLAGPVSPLLIASTSLMFGVQTVGENSLQQDEFSPRQRATMGSIVSLAGSAVFALASLLLGWLGDLLGIINAYLLLQAVLLIPAWMLYRVYRGRSSAAEDKAEKIRR, from the coding sequence GGTGCTGATATTTTCCCGGGAAAGCGGTTCGTACCTGGGCGGAATGGCGGTTTTTTCCGTTATGACTCTCAGTTCAGCCCTTTTTGAAATTCCCACCGGACTGATTTCCGATCACTTTGGGAGAAAGGCTGGCATCATTTCCGGAGCAGCCTCTGCCCTCACCGGGAGTCTGTTCTTTGCCCTGGACAACGGGTATGCGAGCTTACTCGTCGGCGCGGCATTTTTCGGCCTTTCGGCCTCTATCTACAGCGGCAACAACGATGCATTTCTCTACGATTTCCTCAAGTCCCGGGGTGAACAGAAGGAATACGCCCATTATCTGGGACGGGTCTCAAGCATGTTTCAGCTGGCCCTTGCAATATCCGCAGTGGCCGGAGGGATCCTGGCCTCTGTTTCCTACTCTCTGGTGATGTGGCTCTCGGTCATTCCCCAGCTGGGATGCTTCATTATTGCCTTCTTTTTTGAAGATACGGCGGTTGACACACGGAGAAAAGACCCGCTGCTTCAGCTCCGTGCGGCCTTCCGGGAATTCCGCCGCAATCCCGTGCTCAGAAAAATCAGCAGCGCTTCGGTAATCGGACATTCCTTCGGTGAAGCCGGATATCAGTTTCAGGCGGCATTTTTTGCAACGCTTTGGCCGGTCTGGGCCATCGGTATTGCCAAAACCCTGGCGAATCTCGGGGCAGCAGTGAGTTTCCACTACAGCGGCAGGATCACCCGGCGCTTCGGCCGGCTGAAATCGGTGATTTTCACCCGTCTTGCCGGTCGGGGGCTGCATGCTGCTGCCCTGCTTCTGGCCGGGCCGGTTTCGCCCCTGCTTATTGCATCTACCAGTCTGATGTTCGGAGTTCAGACCGTAGGGGAAAACAGCCTGCAGCAGGATGAATTCAGCCCCCGGCAGCGGGCAACCATGGGATCAATTGTATCTCTGGCCGGAAGCGCCGTGTTCGCTCTGGCGAGTCTGCTTCTGGGATGGCTGGGAGATCTGCTGGGGATCATCAATGCATATCTTCTGCTTCAGGCAGTGCTGCTCATTCCCGCCTGGATGCTCTACCGCGTCTACCGGGGCCGTTCCTCCGCTGCTGAAGATAAGGCTGAGAAGATCAGGCGCTGA
- a CDS encoding J domain-containing protein, with protein METHGNRNTHSDSPGHSSQKLSRLAGRIQQTMDLRGRWKIHRDDIMDALEMELEDFYTRIERSRSPLVNFATHEYGHENIGSLITLLEDIGYTEAPRVFWEAGLFIPYDIQIELQETVIELVSREKSLHSIDFLSFESMFNTFGNFPGALDVYLDQFFPWEHLRDEAAELVIESHPETTGELLRPSMVGLAEKLFRKGYVPYRDLFADIFLELRHYLILHGLMEDPWERESHSRRSGEGGRSRTPGDEASDRRNEKRRARSLFGLSEPEAADPVRVKRRYKELMKTYHPDINPMGLEKSKEINTAYLLLIG; from the coding sequence ATGGAAACACACGGAAACAGGAACACACATTCAGACTCCCCCGGACATTCCTCCCAAAAGTTGTCTCGACTGGCGGGCCGTATTCAGCAGACCATGGATCTCAGGGGACGCTGGAAGATTCACCGGGATGACATCATGGATGCCCTGGAAATGGAGCTTGAAGATTTTTACACCCGGATTGAACGAAGCCGTTCTCCGCTGGTGAATTTCGCAACCCATGAGTACGGACACGAAAACATCGGCAGCCTGATCACGTTGCTGGAAGATATCGGGTATACCGAAGCTCCCAGGGTATTCTGGGAGGCCGGTCTTTTTATTCCCTACGATATTCAGATTGAGCTTCAGGAAACGGTAATCGAACTGGTTTCCCGGGAGAAGAGTCTGCACAGCATCGACTTTTTGAGCTTTGAGTCCATGTTCAACACCTTCGGCAATTTTCCCGGGGCCCTGGACGTGTACCTTGATCAGTTCTTTCCCTGGGAGCATCTGCGGGATGAGGCTGCGGAACTGGTGATCGAATCACATCCGGAAACCACCGGAGAACTGCTTCGTCCCTCCATGGTGGGGCTGGCGGAAAAGCTGTTTCGGAAAGGATATGTACCCTACCGGGATCTGTTCGCAGATATCTTTCTGGAGCTGCGGCATTATCTGATACTTCATGGTCTCATGGAAGATCCATGGGAGAGGGAGAGCCATTCCCGCCGTAGCGGGGAAGGGGGGCGAAGCCGCACCCCCGGGGACGAAGCCTCCGACCGCAGGAATGAAAAACGAAGGGCCCGTTCCCTGTTCGGTCTCAGCGAACCGGAGGCCGCAGATCCCGTTCGGGTGAAACGCAGATACAAGGAACTGATGAAAACCTACCACCCGGATATCAACCCCATGGGGCTGGAAAAATCCAAGGAGATCAACACCGCGTACCTGCTTCTCATCGGGTGA